Sequence from the Methanophagales archaeon genome:
CCCTATCCCTATTTATTCAACCACGCCGGTAGCAAGAGCGAGTCTCACTGCTGCTTCCTTTGTGAGTCCCGACTCACCCAGAATTGTATATCGGTCGGGATTGATCTTGTGTGCTATTGTGAGAGCCTCGATGATATATTCCTCCTTTATACCCAGCTCTTTTGCGGTCGTGGGCGCGCCAATCTCCTTCAGTGCAGCGCGAATCTGCTGCCAGTTATCGCCGTATAGATATGACATCATTATGGTTCCAACACCGCATTGCTCACCATGCAAAGCGGGCTTATCTGCTATCATATCAAGAGCATGGCTGAATTTATGCTCAGAACCAGATGCAGGTGCTGAAGAACCTGCAATGCTTATAGCAACACCACTTGACACCAGCGCCTTTACCACCGTCCATGCTGCCTTTTCATCTCTCTTCCTTATCTCTTTTACATTCTCCAGTATCATGTTCGCGGTCATTTCTGATAGAGCAGCGGCATAACTACTGAATTCAGCATTCTGGAGTCGCTGGGCGAGTTGCCAGTCTCGTACCGCGGTATAGTTCGCGAGGATATCACCACAGCCTGCAGCGGTAAACCTGAAGGGGGCAGAGGATATTATCTGTGTATCAGCGATGACAGCAAGTGGAGCTTGCGCCTGC
This genomic interval carries:
- a CDS encoding NAD(P)-dependent glycerol-1-phosphate dehydrogenase, whose translation is MEPFEKMKWMQLPREVLVGHGVLEELGRVCRHLGLRDGAIVVTGALYTRKIAGERVVEILADSGYEVQLVEVRAISPDSIERVKEIVKENKMGFVLGVGGGTIIDTAKITSFELDIPFISVPTIASHDGIASPRASIKGDDRSPVSRQAQAPLAVIADTQIISSAPFRFTAAGCGDILANYTAVRDWQLAQRLQNAEFSSYAAALSEMTANMILENVKEIRKRDEKAAWTVVKALVSSGVAISIAGSSAPASGSEHKFSHALDMIADKPALHGEQCGVGTIMMSYLYGDNWQQIRAALKEIGAPTTAKELGIKEEYIIEALTIAHKINPDRYTILGESGLTKEAAVRLALATGVVE